The proteins below are encoded in one region of Anguilla anguilla isolate fAngAng1 chromosome 3, fAngAng1.pri, whole genome shotgun sequence:
- the LOC118222625 gene encoding E3 ubiquitin-protein ligase MARCH4-like yields the protein MLLAVGVIVWCWGSLTNRPMLRGQGMLKGRCRVLFSDLKVFLLRPPAPSAPPPTLIPMNGQNTDGHANGVAGTGSFADNNNTLISAPQLEGSTVPPARGAVGPDEVRAAEGWPVTAAGQPGTLDCSSSSDDCSKEKSEERFSLTSCTDSGFRTPLCRICFQGPEQGELLSPCRCSGSVRCTHQPCLIKWISERGSWTCELCSYKYQVIAISTKNPLQWQAISLTVIEKVQITAAILGSLFLIASISWLIWSSLSPSAKWQRQDLLFQICYGMYGFMDVVCIALIFHEGPSVFRIFNRWQAVNQQWKVLNYDKIMDNEDQKPGACPRTLSIPAQGDSGQAGAAVSPSSSSLMAAVAATAPVSTATPAAAATTTPGLTTQDSSDQSNGPSLPDHHCAYNILHLLSNLRQQEPRGQPSNSNRELVMRVTTV from the exons ATGTTGTTGGCAGTTGGTGTCATTGTATGGTGCTGGGGATCGCTGACCAACAGACCGATGCTGCGCGGCCAGGGCATGCTGAAAGGCCGCTGTCGCGTCTTGTTCAGTGACCTGAAGGTTTTCCTGCTCAGGCCACCAGCACCGTCAGCACCACCACCTACATTAATCCCCATGAACGGACAAAACACGGACGGCCATGCCAACGGAGTCGCGGGAACCGGCAGCTTTGCCGACAATAACAATACACTCATAAGCGCCCCTCAACTGGAGGGTTCGACTGTGCCGCCAGCAAGGGGCGCTGTGGGGCCGGATGAGGTCAGGGCTGCGGAGGGGTGGCCTGTCACAGCGGCCGGGCAGCCTGGGACCCTAGATTGCAGCAGCTCTTCAGATGACTGTTCTAAAGAGAAGTCTGAGGAGCGCTTCTCCCTCACCAGTTGCACAGACAGCGGTTTTCGAACCCCCCTGTGTAGAATCTGCTTCCAGGGACCAGAGCAG ggggagctgttGAGCCCGTGCCGCTGCAGCGGGTCGGTGCGCTGCACTCACCAGCCCTGCCTCATCAAGTGGATCAGCGAGAGGGGCTCCTGGACCTGCGAGCTCTGCAGCTACAAGTACCAGGTCATCGCCATCAGCACCAAGAACCCGCTGCAG TGGCAGGCCATCTCTCTGACGGTTATCGAGAAGGTCCAGATCACGGCGGCCATCTTGggctctctcttcctcatcGCCAGCATCTCCTGGCTGATCTGGTCGTCCCTCAGCCCCTCGGCCAAGTGGCAGCGGCAGGACCTGCTCTTCCAGATCTGCTACGGCATGTACGGCTTCATGGACGTGGTCTGCATCG CCCTCATCTTCCATGAAGGCCCCTCTGTGTTCCGAATTTTTAACCGCTGGCAGGCCGTCAACCAGCAGTGGAAGGTGCTCAACTACGACAAGATTATGGACAACGAGGACCAGAAGCCTGGTGCCTGCCCCAGGACCCTCTCTATCCCTGCCCAGGGGGACAGTGGTCAGGCAGGAGCGGCGgtctccccttcctcctcgtCTCTCATGGCTGCGGTGGCCGCCACCGCGCCCGTTAGCACAGCAACCCCCGCGGCGGCGGCTACCACAACACCGGGCCTCACGACCCAGGACTCCTCGGACCAGAGCAACGGGCCCTCCCTGCCCGATCACCACTGTGCGTACAACATCCTCCACCTGCTCAGCAACCTGAGGCAGCAGGAGCCGCGCGGCCAGCCCAGCAACAGCAACCGAGAGCTGGTGATGAGGGTGACTACAGTCTGA